The sequence below is a genomic window from Nitrospinota bacterium.
TTTAACGAGCCGGTCAATCACCTGAAGGTCTTTCAGCAGGTTCGGCAGGTCTTTCATAAAAAGCATGTTTGGGCCGTCGCATGGAGCGGTATCCGGATTGGGGTGTACTTCCATAAAAACAGCGGCAACCCCCACGGCGACGGCCGCGCGGCTCAAGGCGGGCACGAATTTCCGTTCGCCGCCGGAGCTTTCCCCTCTGGCGCTCGGCAACTGCACACTGTGAGTGGCGTCATAAACCACCGGGAATCCGAACTGCGCCATGATTTGCAGGCCGCGAAAGTCATTTACCAGATTATTGTAACCGAAGGTGGTGCCGCGCTCGGTGAGCATGATCTGTTCGTTGCCACTCTCGGTCAGCTTTTCCGCGGCCTTCGCCATATCCCACGGGGCCATAAACTGCCCTTTTTTCACGTTTACGGCCTTGCCGGTTTTAGCGGCGGCGATCAGAAGATCGGTCTGGCGGCAGAGGAAGGCCGGTATCTGAATGAAGTCCAGCGCCGCGCCCGCCTCCGGGATTTCCTCTTCGGCATGCACATCCGATATCACCGGCACGTCGAAGGTCTCGCGTACTTTGTTGAGAATCCGCAGTCCCTCTTTCATGCCGATACCGCGGAACGATTTTATGGATGAGCGGTTCGCCTTGTCAAAACTCGACTTGTAAACGAGGCCGATGCCGAGTTCGGCGGTTATGTTCTTCAGCAGTTCCGCGGCGTGGAGGGCGCTCTTTTCGTCCTCGATCACGCAGGGTCCGGCAATAAGCGTGAAGGCAAGGGGGTTGCCGATGCGCACCCCGCGCGCTTCCACAATGC
It includes:
- the kdsA gene encoding 3-deoxy-8-phosphooctulonate synthase, whose amino-acid sequence is MTHHAQRIVEARGVRIGNPLAFTLIAGPCVIEDEKSALHAAELLKNITAELGIGLVYKSSFDKANRSSIKSFRGIGMKEGLRILNKVRETFDVPVISDVHAEEEIPEAGAALDFIQIPAFLCRQTDLLIAAAKTGKAVNVKKGQFMAPWDMAKAAEKLTESGNEQIMLTERGTTFGYNNLVNDFRGLQIMAQFGFPVVYDATHSVQLPSARGESSGGERKFVPALSRAAVAVGVAAVFMEVHPNPDTAPCDGPNMLFMKDLPNLLKDLQVIDRLVKRL